From a region of the Sandaracinaceae bacterium genome:
- a CDS encoding alpha/beta fold hydrolase, translating into MDLHGHVWTFRPYVAHMLRPKAPPPSRHFRTYLDDPVRGRVRLTGRLTLPSEVTLPSETDLVVAIHGLGGSHRSHYMVEIAHDALALGHACLRVNLRGADRHGTDYYHAGLTADVVAVLQSPEVLAFRRVFLLGYSLGGHVSLRHAAEGACSNVAGVAAFCPPIDLAGGVVEIDKPKGRIYRRTVLRGLKDIYRGVAQRSEVPFDVKRADAIDTIREWDERIIAPRHGFASADDYYARTTVAPILHQVTVPTLVVATSKDPMVFAHIVRPHLEECSAVRTVFLDRGGHVGFPRGTQLGHGDSGSVATQALRWLQRRAGDTRASA; encoded by the coding sequence ATGGACCTTCACGGGCACGTCTGGACCTTTCGTCCCTATGTGGCGCACATGCTCCGGCCGAAGGCGCCGCCGCCTTCACGCCACTTTCGCACCTACTTGGACGACCCGGTGCGCGGGCGCGTGCGCCTCACCGGCCGGCTGACGCTGCCCAGCGAGGTGACGCTGCCGAGCGAGACCGACCTGGTGGTGGCCATCCATGGCCTCGGAGGCAGCCACCGCAGCCACTACATGGTGGAGATTGCGCACGACGCGCTCGCGCTCGGCCACGCCTGCCTGCGCGTCAACCTGCGCGGCGCCGACCGTCACGGGACCGACTACTACCACGCGGGGCTGACGGCCGATGTCGTGGCCGTGCTGCAGAGCCCCGAGGTGCTGGCGTTCCGCCGCGTGTTCCTGCTGGGGTACTCGCTGGGCGGGCACGTGTCCCTGCGGCACGCCGCCGAGGGCGCCTGCTCGAACGTTGCGGGCGTCGCGGCCTTCTGTCCGCCCATCGACCTGGCGGGCGGCGTGGTGGAGATCGACAAGCCCAAGGGGCGCATCTACCGGCGCACGGTGCTGCGCGGACTGAAGGACATCTACCGCGGCGTGGCGCAGCGCAGCGAAGTGCCCTTCGACGTGAAGCGCGCCGACGCCATCGACACCATCCGCGAGTGGGACGAGCGCATCATCGCGCCGCGCCACGGCTTCGCGTCGGCCGACGACTACTACGCGCGCACCACGGTGGCGCCCATCCTGCACCAGGTGACCGTCCCCACGCTGGTGGTGGCCACCTCGAAGGACCCCATGGTGTTCGCTCACATCGTGCGCCCGCACCTCGAGGAATGCTCTGCCGTGCGGACGGTGTTCTTGGACCGCGGAGGCCACGTGGGCTTCCCGCGCGGCACGCAGCTCGGTCATGGCGACTCGGGAAGCGTGGCCACGCAGGCGCTGCGATGGTTGCAGCGCCGCGCGGGCGACACCCGCGCCTCCGCGTGA
- a CDS encoding penicillin-insensitive murein endopeptidase, giving the protein MLPRNRHGSLALALVACSLLAVGALADMPPPTTDEELAREEAHAAGHGEPTEEEQRVIDEEIAREEAALDRAASTPPAPPAPPPGTVAAIVGHSRSVSLGRSNGGLLRNGVPVPTDPALLVKSESRGEHYGTAELVTLLVYGAHAVARSAPGSRLVVGDLSREGGGRLRPHRSHRSGRDVDIGFYMVDPQGRALPAAPGFVHMTAQLVGPHGGRLYGFDVARNWTLVEALLSHPEVHPQYLFVANPLIQALLRHARNQRASAEIIARAEAVLDQPRGSPHRSHFHMRIFCARDDVPSCEDEPPYFPWVPRTP; this is encoded by the coding sequence ATGCTCCCCCGGAACCGCCATGGCTCACTCGCGCTCGCCCTCGTGGCGTGCTCGCTGCTGGCCGTGGGCGCCCTGGCGGACATGCCACCCCCCACCACGGACGAGGAGCTCGCGCGGGAAGAGGCGCACGCCGCAGGACACGGCGAGCCCACCGAAGAAGAGCAACGGGTCATCGACGAAGAGATCGCCCGAGAAGAGGCCGCACTGGACCGCGCCGCCAGCACGCCGCCCGCGCCGCCGGCTCCGCCTCCCGGCACGGTGGCCGCGATCGTCGGGCACTCGCGGTCCGTCTCGCTCGGCCGCTCCAACGGCGGGCTCCTGCGCAACGGCGTGCCCGTCCCCACCGACCCGGCGCTGCTGGTCAAGTCGGAGTCCCGCGGCGAGCACTACGGCACGGCGGAGCTGGTCACGCTGCTGGTGTACGGCGCGCACGCGGTGGCGCGCTCTGCCCCCGGCAGCCGCTTGGTGGTGGGCGATCTCTCGCGCGAGGGCGGCGGTCGCCTTCGGCCGCATCGCTCGCACCGCAGCGGCCGCGACGTGGACATCGGCTTCTACATGGTGGACCCCCAGGGTCGCGCCCTGCCCGCGGCGCCCGGCTTCGTGCACATGACGGCGCAGCTGGTGGGCCCGCACGGGGGGCGGCTCTACGGCTTCGACGTGGCCCGCAACTGGACGCTGGTGGAAGCCCTGCTGAGCCACCCCGAGGTGCACCCGCAGTACCTCTTCGTGGCCAACCCGTTGATTCAGGCGCTGCTGCGCCACGCGCGCAACCAGCGGGCCAGCGCGGAGATCATCGCGCGGGCCGAGGCCGTTCTGGACCAGCCACGGGGCTCACCCCACCGCAGCCACTTCCACATGCGCATCTTTTGCGCGCGCGACGACGTGCCCAGCTGCGAAGACGAGCCCCCGTACTTTCCATGGGTGCCGCGCACCCCTTGA
- a CDS encoding acyl carrier protein yields the protein MDRPSLLALFQKMAGEVAEKDLTGLEESSVIADIGVDSLAMLEIVGEMERELGVQIPDDELVGIETVQQLLNLVEKRVATA from the coding sequence ATGGATCGCCCAAGTCTGCTCGCGTTGTTTCAGAAGATGGCTGGCGAGGTCGCCGAGAAGGACCTCACTGGCCTTGAAGAGTCGAGCGTCATCGCCGACATTGGAGTCGACTCGCTGGCCATGCTGGAGATCGTCGGCGAGATGGAGCGCGAGCTCGGCGTGCAGATCCCGGATGACGAGCTCGTGGGCATCGAGACCGTTCAGCAGCTCCTGAACCTCGTCGAGAAGCGCGTCGCCACGGCCTAG
- a CDS encoding acyl-ACP desaturase, with amino-acid sequence MASDQYHEKLYQRFRTFFDEAEENRRWNPYRDVPWDKINPDLPENVALCAETFLGVESFLPDYIRFGMDAVRVSSLAQRWFAANWGYEELKHSMVLTEYLIRSGKRTESQMFDFQAALMKQVWERPFETARQMTIYGVFQEMATFVIYLRHEKVAQRYNDEALATAYRFAARDEVAHARFYEDVTKVCLEEDREGTLRDINLVVKHFEMPGVGIVPDYDARIEVMREEGAVDRDLFYKKVFFPTLRRLGVERAELGAAARREREERRGSEAAQ; translated from the coding sequence ATGGCCTCCGACCAGTACCACGAGAAGCTCTATCAACGGTTCCGCACCTTCTTCGACGAAGCGGAAGAGAACCGTCGCTGGAATCCGTACCGGGACGTGCCCTGGGACAAGATCAACCCCGACCTGCCGGAGAACGTGGCGCTGTGCGCCGAGACGTTCCTCGGGGTGGAGTCGTTCCTCCCGGACTACATCCGCTTCGGCATGGACGCCGTGCGCGTCAGCTCGCTGGCGCAGCGCTGGTTCGCAGCCAACTGGGGCTACGAAGAGCTGAAGCACAGCATGGTGCTCACCGAGTACCTCATCCGCTCCGGCAAGCGCACCGAGTCGCAGATGTTCGACTTCCAGGCCGCGCTCATGAAGCAGGTCTGGGAGCGCCCCTTCGAGACCGCTCGGCAGATGACCATCTACGGGGTGTTCCAGGAGATGGCCACGTTCGTGATCTACCTGCGGCACGAGAAGGTGGCCCAGCGCTACAACGACGAGGCGCTGGCCACGGCCTACCGCTTCGCAGCGCGCGATGAAGTGGCGCACGCGCGCTTCTACGAGGACGTCACCAAGGTGTGCCTCGAGGAGGACCGCGAGGGCACGCTGCGGGACATCAACCTGGTGGTGAAGCACTTCGAGATGCCCGGCGTGGGCATCGTGCCGGACTACGACGCCCGCATCGAGGTCATGCGCGAAGAGGGCGCCGTGGACCGCGACCTGTTCTACAAGAAGGTGTTCTTCCCCACGCTGCGGCGCCTCGGGGTGGAGCGCGCCGAGCTGGGCGCGGCAGCCCGACGTGAGCGCGAAGAGCGCCGCGGCAGCGAAGCGGCGCAGTAG